A window of Rhododendron vialii isolate Sample 1 chromosome 13a, ASM3025357v1 contains these coding sequences:
- the LOC131313131 gene encoding G-type lectin S-receptor-like serine/threonine-protein kinase At1g11330 isoform X2 — MNTTNRYIGIWYSNIPLRTVVWVANRDRPLTDSSGTLIISDDGNLLILSGQKQIIWSSNVPNPVVNSSAQLLDSGNLVIRDDSDGRTIWESFQYPSDSLLQRMKVGSDVTTLLKSWKSSSDPSVGTFSAGVNSATIPEIYVWNGSHPYWRSGPWNSRIFIGVPYMNSMYLNGFTVVPDDNKGTTYVSFTTGNESLMEYYLLNHDGNLMQKETIKWKREWEVSWSALETDCDVYGKCGPFGSCNSKDSPICSCLKGFEPNNIEEWNRENFTGGCARTTPLQCERNGSGNLDQKDGFLKLTTMKVPELADWVSVPENECKKQCLMNCSCAAYAYDQGIGCMSWSGKLVDIQKFPRDGADLYIRVAYSEIDKKRNIKILTAVSVIIGSIIMAICAYFTWMWMAKQKGMTIKRLFKLEKRSLSPEYSTETSFEDNMNQVKLEELPLFKFEKLAIATGNFDKNNKLGQGGFGLVYKGKLHDGQEIAVKRLSRSSKQGLEEFMNEVVVISKLQHRNLVRLLGCCVEGDEKMLIYEYMPNKSLDAFLFDRHKQELLDWGKLLNIIEGISRGLLYLHRDSRLRIIHRDLKASNILLDEQLNPKISDFGMARIFGGNEDQANTRRVVGTYGYMAPEYAMQGMFSEKSDVFSFGVLLLEIVTGRRNTSFYDDEQSLSLLAYTWRLWNEGNSELLIDPRITCRDFQMEILRCIHIGLLCVQEFAIERPNMSTVLSMLSSEIANLPKPKQPAFTQGPVSSTERPVLSERHSSQPCTNGLTVTIGEGR, encoded by the exons GAGAACCGTGGTATGGGTAGCTAATAGAGACAGACCTCTCACTGATTCTTCCGGGACTTTGATTATATCTGACGATGGAAACTTATTGATTTTAAGCGGACAGAAACAGATTATTTGGTCATCTAATGTTCCAAATCCTGTGGTGAATTCTAGTGCTCAGCTGTTAGACTCTGGTAACCTTGTCATCCGAGATGACTctgatggaagaacaatttgGGAGAGTTTTCAATATCCTTCAGACTCGTTGTTACAGAGGATGAAAGTTGGCAGTGATGTGACGACACTGTTGAAATCATGGAAAAGCTCTTCTGATCCATCTGTCGGAACCTTTTCCGCTGGTGTTAATTCTGCAACAATTCCCGAAATCTATGTATGGAATGGTAGTCATCCCTATTGGCGGAGTGGTCCTTGGAACAGTCGAATCTTTATTGGCGTACCATACATGAACTCCATGTATCTTAATGGTTTTACTGTCGTTCCTGATGATAACAAGGGAACTACGTATGTCAGTTTCACTACTGGAAATGAGTCTTTAATGGAATACTATCTCCTGAATCATGATGGAAACCTTATGCAGAAGGAAACGATTAAATGGAAGCGGGAATGGGAGGTTTCGTGGTCTGCTCTGGAGACAGACTGTGATGTTTATGGCAAGTGTGGGCCATTTGGAAGCTGCAATTCAAAGGATTCACCGATTTGTTCATGTTTGAAGGGGTTTGAACCAAATAATATAGAGGAATGGAATAGAGAGAATTTTACAGGTGGGTGTGCGAGGACGACACCTTTGCAGTGTGAGAGAAATGGCAGTGGCAACCTAGACCAGAAAGATGGCTTTTTGAAGCTGACAACGATGAAAGTGCCAGAGTTGGCAGATTGGGTTTCTGTTCCAGAGAATGAGTGTAAAAAACAATGCTTAATGAATTGTTCGTGTGCAGCTTATGCATATGATCAGGGCATCGGCTGCATGTCATGGAGTGGAAAATTAGTTGACATTCAGAAATTTCCAAGGGATGGGGCAGATCTTTACATTCGCGTGGCATATTCAGAGATTG ataaaaagagaaacatAAAAATTCTCACTGCAGTTTCAGTGATCATTGGATCAATAATCATGGCAATATGCGCATACTTCACATGGATGTGGATGGCCAAACAAAAAG GAATGACGATAAAAAGGTTGTTTAAACTTGAGAAGCGGTCACTGTCTCCAGAATACTCAACTGAAACCTCATTTGAAGATAATATGAACCAAGTTAAACTTGAAGAACTACCCCTGTTCAAGTTTGAGAAGCTGGCAATTGCAACGGGAAATTTTGACAAGAACAATAAGCTTGGACAGGGTGGTTTTGGTCTGGTGTACAAG GGGAAATTACACGATGGACAAGAAATAGCTGTCAAGAGGCTTTCAAGATCCTCTAAACAAGGGCTAGAGGAGTTTATGAATGAGGTGGTTGTGATTTCTAAACTCCAACACCGCAATCTTGTTAGACTCCTTGGCTGCTGTGTAGAAGGAGATGAAAAGATGTTGATCTATGAATACATGCCAAATAAAAGCTTGGATGCATTTCTCTTTG ATCGACACAAACAAGAGCTCCTAGATTGGGGTAAACTGCTCAATATCATCGAGGGGATAAGTAGGGGGCTCCTCTACCTTCATAGGGATTCTAGATTAAGGATCATTCATCGAGATTTGAAGGCAAGTAACATTCTGCTAGATGAACAGCTAAATCCAAAAATTTCGGATTTTGGTATGGCAAGGATTTTTGGAGGGAATGAAGATCAAGCCAATACGAGAAGGGTTGTTGGGACATA TGGTTATATGGCTCCTGAATATGCAATGCAAGGGATGTTTTCAGAGAAATCCGACGTATTCAGTTTTGGGGTGTTGTTATTAGAGATTGTAACCGGAAGGCGAAACACAAGTTTTTATGATGATGAGCAATCTTTGAGCCTTTTGGCATAT ACATGGAGATTGTGGAATGAAGGCAATAGCGAGCTTCTCATAGATCCAAGGATAACTTGTCGAGATTTCCAAATGGAGATTTTGAGATGCATACATATTGGACTACTTTGTGTACAAGAATTTGCAATAGAGAGGCCTAACATGTCCACAGTTCTTTCTATGCTAAGTAGTGAAATTGCAAATCTTCCCAAGCCAAAGCAGCCTGCTTTTACTCAAGGGCCAGTGTCGTCTACTGAAAGGCCAGTGTTGTCTGAGAGACATTCTTCGCAACCTTGTACGAATGGTTTAACTGTTACTATTGGTGAAGGCCGATGA
- the LOC131313133 gene encoding putative disease resistance protein At4g19050 isoform X2 has translation MASSKLVQRKDHIFELLRDKNSAKPIVLVGDSGVGKTWTARQISNCAVKEGLFEFAVWVFLDIEFDGDALHDRVAHQLSIRSAVDEWDPEDGIDEADNHKTSQHSISDFSKGKRFLLILDSCRNDTDEKDVLSKLINLLNLPNESSFKVIITSAKSIDSYAPTEYESVMLEPLSLEESRALLRERVGDGVMSKLLSVEESRALLQEKVGDDEPSISDLAEKFMENRKYLPRSIILMAKAIRYFSLQDSGPQMIKSALEQASGDKSYDIKQLLESGYDGLPRNVLIDCCRRWSDFSRSRGSIHYNELIAHWILEGYFGHVDWIEVAYEKGHSVLMELVDCQVLKNLEGGYVTMDRAISNKDEYNCYGGRASLGLADVLADLEWEGFGRITWTDGMIKSLRSGKKERKLSTVFLSGNRCVEFLYDDSVGSKQEIGILAFFNPTFNSLAHLLSDMHKLFVLVLRGCEFLENIDHKFNFKRLTVLEISNASSLKTIPNDFFDHVLQLRSLHISELKVLKVLRSFMSYHYRIVLKKLTCIEAFEGLQELDLSGTKSLVEIEEFSRLTSLQILNLSETSITALPSLSKACGIRKLLLSGCSSLTAITDASFDKLTSLEHLDLSGTMIESLPCLSLSTVLSVLSLKDCSKLSSLPPLQHLTNLQELNLCGVAALDETRADFLEGMSQIRILNLSKTGIKELKSMSNLTSLKKLFLRGCKKLQTVQNLGELTALEVLDLSESGVTQLPPLGNFRKLRQLLLGDRSRLEGFPVGMTVGDLPNRISELTDLEYLHLPNTNNVQGSESRNTTSQQEEVDPKQWAIFRFPDETPGVSERPPISYSGIQFLQSSKENPTSLEETLRRFHFCIHPTEAQPNNGHTHRCRNDFIFRDIRFPVAEFGRFKEKKSLEIHGFNFFPTGIEDVLCNADCVFFIDDTFKLSGINAASLKEMKGCWIERCTEMESFLNAREEDDATKPGIALEELGISNAINLHTILSGTLPRRFENLKSLYLDCCPKLSNVFSASSLPENLKVLQIKFCDNLENMFTTSQEPELRHLETLCLWELPELKRIGCRLPSLHTLKVWECPKLQKLDYSIHSVQKLQSLWISNVVDLKSICSGSHQPGGLSNLETLVVECCPMLENVFSTPETPQSLKTLKIKSCNRLKTVFEHDASSDRTLHELQTLHLYELPKLEKIGGRLLAVENRVIMGCPNFRDSPVV, from the exons ATGGCCTCTAGTAAGCTGGTTCAGCGGAAAGACCATATCTTTGAACTGTTACGTGACAAGAACAGTGCAAAGCCAATTGTTCTTGTGGGTGATTCTGGTGTTGGGAAAACATGGACAGCTAGACAGATAAGTAACTGTGCTGTTAAAGAGGGTCTATTTGAGTTTGCTGTCTGGGTTTTCCTCGACATAGAATTTGATGGTGATGCTCTTCACGATAGGGTTGCTCATCAATTGTCTATCCGTTCTGCTGTTGATGAGTGGGACCCTGAAGATGGCATTGACGAAGCAGATAACCATAAAACCTCACAACATTCGATATCTGATTTCTCTAAGGGAAAGAGGTTTCTTCTAATTTTGGATAGCTGTAGAAACGATACAGATGAAAAAGACGTGCTGTCAAAATTGATAAACCTGCTAAATCTTCCCAACGAAAGTTCATTCAAGGTTATAATCACTAGTGCAAAGAGCATCGACAGTTATGCTCCCACGGAATACGAAAGTGTGATGTTGGAGCCTTTGTCTCTGGAAGAATCACGGGCCTTATTGCGAGAAAGGGTTGGGGATGGGGTGATGTCCAAGCTTTTGTCTGTGGAAGAATCACGGGCCTTATTGCAAGAAAAGGTTGGGGATGATGAGCCATCCATTAGTGATCTAGCTGAGAAATTCatggaaaatagaaaatatttgcCTCGTTCAATTATCTTGATGGCAAAAGCCATAAGGTATTTCAGTCTACAGGATTCCGGGCCACAGATGATTAAGAGTGCTTTGGAGCAAGCATCTGGTGATAAAAGCTATGATATAAAACAGCTACTCGAGAGTGGGTATGACGGGTTGCCAAGGAATGTCTTGATTGACTGTTGTAGGCGTTGGAGTGACTTCTCTCGTAGCCGTGGAAGCATTCATTACAATGAGTTGATAGCTCACTGGATACTGGAAGGGTATTTTGGCCATGTCGATTGGATTGAGGTAGCATATGAGAAGGGCCATTCTGTTCTGATGGAGCTTGTGGATTGTCAGGTGCTGAAAAACCTGGAGGGTGGTTATGTAACAATGGATAGAGCAATCTCAAATAAGGATGAGTACAACTGTTACGGGGGGAGAGCGAGTCTTGGGTTAGCTGATGTGTTAGCAGATCTTGAGTGGGAAGGCTTTGGCAGAATTACTTGGACAGATGGAATGATAAAGTCGCTTCGCAGTGGTAAAAAGGAGCGGAAACTCTCAACGGTTTTCCTCAGTGGAAACCGCTGTGTTGAATTTCTATATGACGATTCTGTTGGGTCGAAACAGGAGATTGGCATTCTTGCCTTTTTCAACCCGACCTTCAACTCGCTGGCACATCTCTTGTCTGACATGCACAAACTTTTTGTGCTTGTACTAAGAGGTTGtgaatttttggaaaatatcgaTCACAAGTTCAACTTTAAAAGATTGACAGTTCTTGAGATATCCAATGCGAGCTCATTGAAGACCATTCCGAATGATTTTTTTGACCACGTGCTCCAACTTCGAAGCTTGCATATATCTGAACTGAAG GTGCTAAAAGTTTTAAGGAGTTTCATGAGCTATCATTACCGAATCGTG CTGAAGAAACTGACATGCATTGAAGCATTTGAAGGCCTACAGGAACTTGATCTTTCAGGTACAAAAAGTCTAGTTGAAATTGAGGAATTCAGCCGTCTGACTTCTCTTCAAATTCTCAACCTTTCGGAAACTAGCATCACAGCTCTACCATCCCTTTCCAAAGCTTGTGGCATCCGCAAGCTCTTGTTATCCGGCTGCAGTTCTTTGACAGCAATAACAGATGCATCCTTTGACAAATTGACCTCCCTTGAGCATCTTGACCTCTCTGGGACAATGATTGAATCTCTGCCATGCCTTTCACTCTCTACCGTCCTTTCTGTCCTCTCACTGAAAGATTGTTCAAAATTGAGCTCACTTCCACCCCTGCAACATCTAACGAATCTCCAGGAGCTAAATTTATGCGGTGTTGCGGCTTTGGATGAAACCAGAGCTGATTTTTTGGAAGGCATGAGCCAAATTCGGATTCTTAATCTATCCAAAACTGGTATTAAAGAGTTGAAATCCATGTCAAACCTCACAAGCCTGAAGAAACTTTTTTTAAGAGGTTGTAAGAAATTACAAACAGTGCAGAATTTGGGAGAGCTCACGGCGCTTGAGGTACTGGATCTTTCGGAATCCGGAGTCACTCAATTACCTCCCCTTGGCAATTTTAGAAAGCTCAGACAGCTCCTCCTTGGTGACCGTTCAAGATTGGAAGGGTTTCCGGTGGGGATGACTGTTGGTGATCTTCCCAACAGAATCTCAGAGTTGACTGATCTTGAGTACCTTCATTTGCCGAACACGAATAATGTTCAAGGATCTGAGAGCAGAAATACAACTTCACAGCAAGAAGAAGTGGATCCTAAACAGTGGGCCATCTTCCGTTTTCCTGATGAAACACCTGGGGTCAGTGAAAGGCCTCCCATATCTTATAGTGGCATTCAATTTCTTCAATCTTCGAAGGAAAATCCCACTTCACTTGAAGAAACCTTAAGGCGATTTCATTTCTGTATTCATCCCACTGAGGCTCAACCTAATAATGGGCACACACATCGCTGTAGAAATGATTTTATATTCAGAGATATCCGCTTCCCAGTTGCAGAGTTTGGTcgttttaaagagaaaaaatcaTTGGAGATCCATGGATTCAACTTTTTCCCCACGGGTATTGAGGATGTTCTCTGCAATGCGGACTGTGTGTTTTTCATTGATGATACATTCAAGTTATCTGGTATTAATGCAGCCAGCCTAAAGGAAATGAAAGGCTGTTGGATTGAAAGATGCACAGAAATGGAGAGTTTTTTGAATGCAAGAGAGGAAGATGATGCCACTAAGCCGGGAATAGCATTGGAGGAGTTGGGGATTTCAAATGCTATTAATTTGCATACTATTCTCAGTGGGACACTGCCTCGGAGATTTGAAAACCTCAAAAGTCTATATCTCGATTGTTGCCCGAAGCTTTCAAATGTTTTCTCGGCATCTTCCTTGCCAGAAAACCTCAAAGttcttcaaatcaaattttgtgaTAATTTGGAGAATATGTTTACAACATCACAAGAGCCTGAATTGCGACATTTAGAGACATTGTGTCTGTGGGAACTACCAGAACTGAAGAGAATTGGATGCAGATTGCCATCTCTACACACTCTAAAAGTTTGGGAGTGTCCAAAGCTGCAGAAATTAGATTACAGTATCCACTCAGTACAAAAGTTACAGAGTTTATGGATTTCCAATGTTGTTGATTTGAAGAGCATCTGCAGTGGTAGCCATCAACCTGGGGGTCTAAGCAACCTTGAAACTTTGGTTGTTGAGTGTTGCCCCATGCTTGAAAACGTTTTCTCTACACCCGAAACACCACAAAGTCTCAAGACTCTCAAAATCAAATCTTGCAACCGATTGAAGACTGTGTTCGAACATGACGCATCATCAGACCGTACATTGCATGAGCTACAAACACTGCATTTGTACGAACTGCCGAAATTGGAGAAAATTGGAGGCAGACTGCTGGCTGTGGAAAATCGTGTAATAATGGGATGCCCGAATTTCAGAGACTCCCCAGTGGTTTGA
- the LOC131313133 gene encoding putative disease resistance protein At4g19050 isoform X1: protein MASSKLVQRKDHIFELLRDKNSAKPIVLVGDSGVGKTWTARQISNCAVKEGLFEFAVWVFLDIEFDGDALHDRVAHQLSIRSAVDEWDPEDGIDEADNHKTSQHSISDFSKGKRFLLILDSCRNDTDEKDVLSKLINLLNLPNESSFKVIITSAKSIDSYAPTEYESVMLEPLSLEESRALLRERVGDGVMSKLLSVEESRALLQEKVGDDEPSISDLAEKFMENRKYLPRSIILMAKAIRYFSLQDSGPQMIKSALEQASGDKSYDIKQLLESGYDGLPRNVLIDCCRRWSDFSRSRGSIHYNELIAHWILEGYFGHVDWIEVAYEKGHSVLMELVDCQVLKNLEGGYVTMDRAISNKDEYNCYGGRASLGLADVLADLEWEGFGRITWTDGMIKSLRSGKKERKLSTVFLSGNRCVEFLYDDSVGSKQEIGILAFFNPTFNSLAHLLSDMHKLFVLVLRGCEFLENIDHKFNFKRLTVLEISNASSLKTIPNDFFDHVLQLRSLHISELKVESLPSSMENLRELRWLILRDCSSFKRLISLKNFKNLMVLDVSGATSLTNFKDKSFKVNTKLQTINLSRTSIRTLPKLLNLGELTHFSLSGCESLDRLPKTDALSHLKSLDLSGAKSFKEFHELSLPNRGSLKILDLSDTPLANLPSLFNPRHLLLKRCPQLKKLTCIEAFEGLQELDLSGTKSLVEIEEFSRLTSLQILNLSETSITALPSLSKACGIRKLLLSGCSSLTAITDASFDKLTSLEHLDLSGTMIESLPCLSLSTVLSVLSLKDCSKLSSLPPLQHLTNLQELNLCGVAALDETRADFLEGMSQIRILNLSKTGIKELKSMSNLTSLKKLFLRGCKKLQTVQNLGELTALEVLDLSESGVTQLPPLGNFRKLRQLLLGDRSRLEGFPVGMTVGDLPNRISELTDLEYLHLPNTNNVQGSESRNTTSQQEEVDPKQWAIFRFPDETPGVSERPPISYSGIQFLQSSKENPTSLEETLRRFHFCIHPTEAQPNNGHTHRCRNDFIFRDIRFPVAEFGRFKEKKSLEIHGFNFFPTGIEDVLCNADCVFFIDDTFKLSGINAASLKEMKGCWIERCTEMESFLNAREEDDATKPGIALEELGISNAINLHTILSGTLPRRFENLKSLYLDCCPKLSNVFSASSLPENLKVLQIKFCDNLENMFTTSQEPELRHLETLCLWELPELKRIGCRLPSLHTLKVWECPKLQKLDYSIHSVQKLQSLWISNVVDLKSICSGSHQPGGLSNLETLVVECCPMLENVFSTPETPQSLKTLKIKSCNRLKTVFEHDASSDRTLHELQTLHLYELPKLEKIGGRLLAVENRVIMGCPNFRDSPVV, encoded by the coding sequence ATGGCCTCTAGTAAGCTGGTTCAGCGGAAAGACCATATCTTTGAACTGTTACGTGACAAGAACAGTGCAAAGCCAATTGTTCTTGTGGGTGATTCTGGTGTTGGGAAAACATGGACAGCTAGACAGATAAGTAACTGTGCTGTTAAAGAGGGTCTATTTGAGTTTGCTGTCTGGGTTTTCCTCGACATAGAATTTGATGGTGATGCTCTTCACGATAGGGTTGCTCATCAATTGTCTATCCGTTCTGCTGTTGATGAGTGGGACCCTGAAGATGGCATTGACGAAGCAGATAACCATAAAACCTCACAACATTCGATATCTGATTTCTCTAAGGGAAAGAGGTTTCTTCTAATTTTGGATAGCTGTAGAAACGATACAGATGAAAAAGACGTGCTGTCAAAATTGATAAACCTGCTAAATCTTCCCAACGAAAGTTCATTCAAGGTTATAATCACTAGTGCAAAGAGCATCGACAGTTATGCTCCCACGGAATACGAAAGTGTGATGTTGGAGCCTTTGTCTCTGGAAGAATCACGGGCCTTATTGCGAGAAAGGGTTGGGGATGGGGTGATGTCCAAGCTTTTGTCTGTGGAAGAATCACGGGCCTTATTGCAAGAAAAGGTTGGGGATGATGAGCCATCCATTAGTGATCTAGCTGAGAAATTCatggaaaatagaaaatatttgcCTCGTTCAATTATCTTGATGGCAAAAGCCATAAGGTATTTCAGTCTACAGGATTCCGGGCCACAGATGATTAAGAGTGCTTTGGAGCAAGCATCTGGTGATAAAAGCTATGATATAAAACAGCTACTCGAGAGTGGGTATGACGGGTTGCCAAGGAATGTCTTGATTGACTGTTGTAGGCGTTGGAGTGACTTCTCTCGTAGCCGTGGAAGCATTCATTACAATGAGTTGATAGCTCACTGGATACTGGAAGGGTATTTTGGCCATGTCGATTGGATTGAGGTAGCATATGAGAAGGGCCATTCTGTTCTGATGGAGCTTGTGGATTGTCAGGTGCTGAAAAACCTGGAGGGTGGTTATGTAACAATGGATAGAGCAATCTCAAATAAGGATGAGTACAACTGTTACGGGGGGAGAGCGAGTCTTGGGTTAGCTGATGTGTTAGCAGATCTTGAGTGGGAAGGCTTTGGCAGAATTACTTGGACAGATGGAATGATAAAGTCGCTTCGCAGTGGTAAAAAGGAGCGGAAACTCTCAACGGTTTTCCTCAGTGGAAACCGCTGTGTTGAATTTCTATATGACGATTCTGTTGGGTCGAAACAGGAGATTGGCATTCTTGCCTTTTTCAACCCGACCTTCAACTCGCTGGCACATCTCTTGTCTGACATGCACAAACTTTTTGTGCTTGTACTAAGAGGTTGtgaatttttggaaaatatcgaTCACAAGTTCAACTTTAAAAGATTGACAGTTCTTGAGATATCCAATGCGAGCTCATTGAAGACCATTCCGAATGATTTTTTTGACCACGTGCTCCAACTTCGAAGCTTGCATATATCTGAACTGAAGGTTGAGTCTTTACCTTCGTCTATGGAAAACCTCAGGGAATTGCGATGGCTCATCCTTAGGGATTGTTcttcttttaaaagactaattagtctgaaaaatttcaaaaatctcatgGTTCTTGATGTTTCCGGGGCTACATCTTTGACAAATTTTAAAGACAAATCCTTCAAAGTCAATACAAAACTTCAAACGATTAATCTTTCCCGTACCTCTATAAGAACATTACCAAAACTTCTGAATCTTGGAGAACTGACTCATTTCTCACTAAGTGGCTGCGAATCCTTGGACAGACTTCCCAAAACTGATGCACTCTCACACCTCAAATCTCTTGATCTTTCAGGTGCTAAAAGTTTTAAGGAGTTTCATGAGCTATCATTACCGAATCGTGGTAGCCTCAAGATACTTGATCTATCGGATACCCCTTTAGCAAATCTGCCTTCCTTGTTTAACCCTCGTCATCTCCTTTTAAAACGTTGCCCTCAGCTGAAGAAACTGACATGCATTGAAGCATTTGAAGGCCTACAGGAACTTGATCTTTCAGGTACAAAAAGTCTAGTTGAAATTGAGGAATTCAGCCGTCTGACTTCTCTTCAAATTCTCAACCTTTCGGAAACTAGCATCACAGCTCTACCATCCCTTTCCAAAGCTTGTGGCATCCGCAAGCTCTTGTTATCCGGCTGCAGTTCTTTGACAGCAATAACAGATGCATCCTTTGACAAATTGACCTCCCTTGAGCATCTTGACCTCTCTGGGACAATGATTGAATCTCTGCCATGCCTTTCACTCTCTACCGTCCTTTCTGTCCTCTCACTGAAAGATTGTTCAAAATTGAGCTCACTTCCACCCCTGCAACATCTAACGAATCTCCAGGAGCTAAATTTATGCGGTGTTGCGGCTTTGGATGAAACCAGAGCTGATTTTTTGGAAGGCATGAGCCAAATTCGGATTCTTAATCTATCCAAAACTGGTATTAAAGAGTTGAAATCCATGTCAAACCTCACAAGCCTGAAGAAACTTTTTTTAAGAGGTTGTAAGAAATTACAAACAGTGCAGAATTTGGGAGAGCTCACGGCGCTTGAGGTACTGGATCTTTCGGAATCCGGAGTCACTCAATTACCTCCCCTTGGCAATTTTAGAAAGCTCAGACAGCTCCTCCTTGGTGACCGTTCAAGATTGGAAGGGTTTCCGGTGGGGATGACTGTTGGTGATCTTCCCAACAGAATCTCAGAGTTGACTGATCTTGAGTACCTTCATTTGCCGAACACGAATAATGTTCAAGGATCTGAGAGCAGAAATACAACTTCACAGCAAGAAGAAGTGGATCCTAAACAGTGGGCCATCTTCCGTTTTCCTGATGAAACACCTGGGGTCAGTGAAAGGCCTCCCATATCTTATAGTGGCATTCAATTTCTTCAATCTTCGAAGGAAAATCCCACTTCACTTGAAGAAACCTTAAGGCGATTTCATTTCTGTATTCATCCCACTGAGGCTCAACCTAATAATGGGCACACACATCGCTGTAGAAATGATTTTATATTCAGAGATATCCGCTTCCCAGTTGCAGAGTTTGGTcgttttaaagagaaaaaatcaTTGGAGATCCATGGATTCAACTTTTTCCCCACGGGTATTGAGGATGTTCTCTGCAATGCGGACTGTGTGTTTTTCATTGATGATACATTCAAGTTATCTGGTATTAATGCAGCCAGCCTAAAGGAAATGAAAGGCTGTTGGATTGAAAGATGCACAGAAATGGAGAGTTTTTTGAATGCAAGAGAGGAAGATGATGCCACTAAGCCGGGAATAGCATTGGAGGAGTTGGGGATTTCAAATGCTATTAATTTGCATACTATTCTCAGTGGGACACTGCCTCGGAGATTTGAAAACCTCAAAAGTCTATATCTCGATTGTTGCCCGAAGCTTTCAAATGTTTTCTCGGCATCTTCCTTGCCAGAAAACCTCAAAGttcttcaaatcaaattttgtgaTAATTTGGAGAATATGTTTACAACATCACAAGAGCCTGAATTGCGACATTTAGAGACATTGTGTCTGTGGGAACTACCAGAACTGAAGAGAATTGGATGCAGATTGCCATCTCTACACACTCTAAAAGTTTGGGAGTGTCCAAAGCTGCAGAAATTAGATTACAGTATCCACTCAGTACAAAAGTTACAGAGTTTATGGATTTCCAATGTTGTTGATTTGAAGAGCATCTGCAGTGGTAGCCATCAACCTGGGGGTCTAAGCAACCTTGAAACTTTGGTTGTTGAGTGTTGCCCCATGCTTGAAAACGTTTTCTCTACACCCGAAACACCACAAAGTCTCAAGACTCTCAAAATCAAATCTTGCAACCGATTGAAGACTGTGTTCGAACATGACGCATCATCAGACCGTACATTGCATGAGCTACAAACACTGCATTTGTACGAACTGCCGAAATTGGAGAAAATTGGAGGCAGACTGCTGGCTGTGGAAAATCGTGTAATAATGGGATGCCCGAATTTCAGAGACTCCCCAGTGGTTTGA